One part of the Coprobacter tertius genome encodes these proteins:
- a CDS encoding 4Fe-4S binding protein, translating into MLLKRIRQILAVLVMLGITCYFLDFWGILSHKFHFLEHIQLGPALLSGGMIALVAAVIVIVLSLVFGRIYCSVICPLGIFQDVINRIALAFNKKKKFKYIAENKGLRISFLVFFFLVLVFNIAFLVALIEPYSIYGRFVNNLFLPVFAGINNVLAYIFNRFGNYSLYHIEVYIASVSSFIIALVSLVIIVALAFKNGRIYCNTVCPVGTMLGYVSRFALLKPYIDVEKCNGCTVCSRKCKASCIDAAKHRIDYSRCVDCFDCLTACKQGAIRYTWFPGKTTEKEIQKRETGGFASRRYFLALSSLMVATAVEAKVVPKGKISRGNSPRKQPIVPPGGLSAENFIDHCTACHLCVSKCPSKVIKPAFTEYGFSGIMLPMLSYEKGFCNFDCTLCSDICPAHALKPITREEKHKLKLGEVHFDVERCIVHTDHTSCGACSEHCPTQAVSMVKYEGELTIPHIEQDLCVGCGGCESVCPAIPQKAIYVEGLSEHGEARKIEENASERIVLEDFGF; encoded by the coding sequence ATGTTATTAAAGAGAATAAGACAAATATTGGCCGTATTGGTCATGTTGGGAATAACTTGCTATTTTCTCGATTTCTGGGGAATATTATCCCATAAATTTCATTTCCTCGAACACATTCAATTGGGGCCGGCATTGCTTTCGGGCGGTATGATCGCATTGGTAGCTGCAGTTATCGTGATCGTACTCAGTTTGGTTTTCGGCCGTATTTATTGTTCGGTTATCTGCCCATTGGGTATTTTTCAGGATGTTATCAATCGTATCGCTTTAGCGTTTAATAAGAAAAAGAAGTTTAAGTATATTGCTGAGAATAAGGGTTTGCGTATATCGTTCCTCGTATTCTTTTTTCTGGTGCTGGTTTTTAATATTGCGTTTCTTGTCGCTCTTATAGAGCCATATAGCATATACGGACGTTTTGTTAATAATTTGTTTTTACCTGTATTTGCGGGAATCAATAATGTACTGGCATATATTTTTAATCGTTTCGGAAACTACTCCTTATACCATATTGAGGTTTATATAGCCTCTGTGTCGTCGTTTATTATAGCTTTGGTTTCATTGGTTATCATTGTGGCATTGGCGTTCAAAAACGGCCGTATTTATTGTAATACAGTATGTCCTGTAGGAACTATGCTCGGGTATGTATCACGATTTGCATTATTAAAACCCTATATCGATGTCGAGAAATGTAACGGTTGTACGGTTTGTAGCCGCAAGTGTAAAGCATCCTGTATCGATGCGGCCAAGCATCGTATCGATTATTCCCGTTGTGTCGATTGTTTCGACTGTCTTACGGCATGTAAACAAGGGGCGATAAGATATACCTGGTTTCCCGGAAAAACAACAGAAAAGGAAATACAGAAAAGAGAGACAGGCGGTTTTGCTTCCCGGCGCTATTTTCTCGCGTTGTCGTCTTTAATGGTTGCTACTGCTGTTGAGGCGAAAGTCGTGCCTAAAGGTAAAATATCTCGGGGAAATTCGCCCCGTAAACAACCTATTGTCCCACCGGGAGGATTAAGTGCCGAGAATTTTATCGACCATTGTACTGCCTGTCATTTGTGTGTAAGCAAATGCCCTTCTAAAGTTATTAAACCGGCTTTTACTGAATATGGTTTTTCTGGAATTATGTTGCCTATGTTGTCATACGAAAAAGGTTTTTGTAATTTCGATTGTACGTTATGTTCGGATATTTGCCCTGCTCATGCGCTCAAACCGATAACACGGGAAGAAAAACATAAATTGAAATTGGGAGAAGTGCACTTCGATGTGGAAAGGTGTATTGTACATACCGATCACACGAGTTGCGGTGCTTGTTCTGAGCATTGTCCTACTCAGGCGGTAAGTATGGTTAAATATGAAGGAGAACTAACGATTCCTCATATCGAACAGGATCTCTGCGTCGGCTGTGGAGGTTGCGAATCGGTATGTCCGGCTATTCCTCAAAAAGCAATCTATGTAGAGGGGTTGTCCGAACATGGAGAAGCCCGTAAAATTGAGGAAAATGCATCGGAACGTATTGTTCTCGAGGATTTCGGGTTCTGA
- a CDS encoding rhomboid family intramembrane serine protease, producing MTISEPKRMVYALAFPAFFILLLWIVRVIEWEFGYDFSFLGIEPRRWQSLLHIFTYSFIHSGFSHLLANTIPLLVLGWILFLFYRDVAPKVVLWLWILSGIFTWLIGRTGTHIGASGLIYGLVFFLFFSGVFRKDFPLMAVSLVVVFLYGSILWNMFPVAEYIDPDVSWEGHLSGAMSGFILAAAFRPRISQREISEDDEEWPEWADPPFLEKEDEFHQNRAEDINEEKMPKE from the coding sequence ATGACGATCTCCGAGCCAAAAAGAATGGTTTATGCCTTGGCTTTCCCTGCTTTTTTTATTCTTTTGCTTTGGATTGTCCGAGTGATCGAATGGGAATTCGGTTACGACTTTTCGTTTTTGGGTATCGAACCCCGTCGATGGCAGAGCCTTCTACATATATTTACCTATTCTTTTATACATTCTGGTTTTTCTCATTTATTAGCGAATACGATTCCTTTATTGGTATTGGGATGGATTTTATTTCTTTTTTATCGGGATGTAGCACCGAAGGTGGTGCTATGGCTTTGGATTTTATCGGGAATATTTACCTGGCTTATTGGACGTACAGGCACACATATCGGTGCTAGCGGTCTTATTTACGGACTGGTTTTTTTCTTGTTTTTCAGTGGTGTTTTCAGAAAAGATTTTCCTTTAATGGCTGTTTCTCTTGTCGTAGTTTTTTTATATGGGAGTATTCTTTGGAATATGTTTCCCGTAGCTGAATATATCGATCCTGATGTTTCCTGGGAGGGGCATTTAAGCGGGGCTATGTCAGGATTTATATTGGCGGCAGCATTTCGTCCCCGCATATCACAGAGAGAAATTTCCGAAGATGATGAAGAATGGCCCGAATGGGCAGACCCTCCCTTTTTGGAAAAAGAAGATGAGTTTCATCAAAATCGTGCCGAAGATATTAATGAGGAAAAGATGCCAAAAGAGTGA
- a CDS encoding glycoside hydrolase family 57 protein, translated as MKTICFYFQIHQPFRLKRYRFFDIGNDHYYYDDFNNEEIMHRIAQRSYIPANYTLLEMIKNSNGKFKAAFSISGIALEQLEIYVPEFIDSMKELIKTGCVEMLSETYAHSLASLKDPEEFANQIKAHDDKIETLFGVRPKVFRNTELIYSDDIASMVSALGFKGCITEGAKHILGWKSPNYLYNSTVVPKLKLLLKNSKVSDDITFRFSNYDWSEYPLTADKFMRWIHDTPEEEQIINLFMNYETLGELQPRESGIFEFMRALPRFAEGMGITFSTPSEVISKLKPVGSLSMPYPISWADEERDTSAWLGNVLQNEAFEKLYSVAERVRLCDDRRLKQDWNYLQTSDHFYYMCTKHFSDGAVHSHYSPYETPYEAFTNYMNVLSDFIVRVEAQYPASIENEELNSLITTIRNQASEIELLQKELKSAKAEKKAAALAKKTAQAKIPTKPKTDNTDKKVQEKKTSSSSKKTKK; from the coding sequence ATGAAAACAATCTGCTTTTATTTTCAAATACACCAACCTTTTCGTCTGAAACGTTATCGTTTTTTCGATATCGGTAACGACCACTATTATTACGACGATTTCAACAACGAAGAGATCATGCATCGTATTGCACAACGATCTTATATACCGGCTAACTATACCCTGCTCGAGATGATAAAAAACTCCAACGGGAAGTTCAAAGCCGCCTTTTCCATTTCGGGTATCGCACTCGAACAACTCGAAATATATGTTCCAGAATTTATCGACAGCATGAAGGAACTTATTAAAACGGGCTGTGTTGAAATGCTTTCCGAAACTTATGCACATTCACTGGCATCTTTAAAAGACCCCGAAGAATTCGCCAATCAGATAAAAGCTCATGACGATAAAATAGAAACCCTTTTCGGTGTAAGGCCAAAAGTTTTCCGCAATACGGAGTTGATATATTCAGACGATATTGCCTCGATGGTTTCGGCCCTCGGATTTAAAGGATGTATTACCGAAGGTGCCAAACATATTTTGGGATGGAAAAGCCCCAACTACCTATACAATTCGACAGTTGTTCCCAAACTTAAGCTTTTACTGAAAAACTCAAAAGTAAGCGATGACATCACTTTCCGTTTTTCGAATTATGACTGGAGTGAATACCCGCTCACCGCAGACAAATTTATGCGATGGATACACGACACTCCCGAAGAAGAGCAAATCATAAATCTCTTTATGAATTATGAGACTTTAGGGGAACTACAACCACGAGAAAGCGGAATTTTCGAATTTATGCGGGCATTACCGCGCTTTGCGGAGGGAATGGGCATTACTTTCTCCACACCGTCTGAGGTAATTTCCAAACTGAAACCTGTAGGTTCATTATCGATGCCTTACCCCATATCGTGGGCCGACGAAGAACGGGATACCAGTGCATGGTTAGGAAATGTACTGCAAAACGAGGCATTCGAAAAACTTTATTCTGTTGCCGAAAGGGTAAGGCTTTGCGATGACAGAAGGTTGAAACAAGACTGGAATTATTTGCAAACGAGTGACCATTTTTATTATATGTGCACAAAACATTTTTCAGACGGTGCCGTACACAGCCATTATAGCCCTTATGAAACTCCTTATGAAGCGTTTACCAATTACATGAATGTACTTAGCGATTTCATCGTTCGTGTAGAAGCCCAATATCCGGCGTCGATCGAAAACGAGGAACTGAATTCGCTGATTACAACCATACGTAATCAGGCCTCTGAAATAGAACTTTTACAAAAAGAACTAAAGTCGGCTAAGGCGGAAAAGAAAGCTGCGGCATTAGCTAAAAAAACTGCTCAAGCTAAAATTCCAACAAAGCCGAAAACCGATAATACCGATAAAAAGGTACAGGAAAAGAAAACTTCTTCATCCTCGAAAAAAACAAAAAAATAA
- a CDS encoding glycogen debranching enzyme N-terminal domain-containing protein, translating to MSYLKFDKSLMINLEQSLPKEILRTNKSGAYHCTTIVDCNTRKQHGLLVIPIPELDSDNHVLLSSLDETVIQHGAPFNLGLHKYQGNCYSPNGHKYIREFTCESVPQTIYRVGGVVLTKEKVFISHENRILIKYTLVDAHSETTLQFRPFLAFRNANALCVENQNIDQSYELAENGISYSLYPGYPRLYMQFSKPVTFTFGPYWNKGIEYIKDQERGYEYKEDLYVPGYFELPIKKGESIIFSAGIGEIKPRSLNALYAREIKNRTFRSSFFNSLKNSAQQFYIKRGKDNYLLAGYPWFKVRARDTFIALPGCTLAIGDKEMFEKIMATAEKAIRHFMKTGEKDTTIQEIDEPDIILWCIWALQQYAKEISLTECSEKYGKLIDEMIDYIMKGHHPNLFLHENGLLYSNGKDQIISWMNSTLYGRPLIPRSGYLVEFNALWYNALKFVASLPVNSEKTGRIEKLEALAEKSGMSFKDMFLNDCGYLFDYVDGNFADWSVRPNMLFALSTEFSPLDKTQRKTALDVVTRELLTPKGIRTLSPKSHGYNPTYAGSQEERDKAYHQGSTRPWLMGAYADAYLKVFGLSGVSFLERMLIGFEEEMSNNCIGTISELFDGNPPFMGRGAISFAPNVGEILRILNLLKKYNHL from the coding sequence ATGAGTTATCTGAAGTTTGACAAAAGTTTAATGATAAACTTGGAGCAATCCCTCCCTAAGGAGATTTTGCGAACAAATAAATCAGGGGCTTATCACTGCACGACGATCGTCGATTGCAATACACGCAAACAACACGGTTTATTAGTGATACCGATCCCTGAACTGGACAGTGACAATCATGTCCTTTTATCTTCTCTCGACGAGACCGTAATACAGCACGGCGCACCTTTTAATCTCGGATTACACAAATATCAGGGAAACTGTTACAGTCCCAACGGCCATAAATACATCCGGGAGTTTACCTGTGAATCGGTACCACAAACAATTTACAGAGTAGGAGGAGTCGTTCTTACAAAAGAAAAAGTATTTATATCACACGAAAACCGCATTCTGATAAAATACACACTTGTCGATGCACATTCTGAAACGACACTGCAATTCAGGCCATTCCTGGCATTTAGAAATGCAAATGCACTATGCGTAGAAAATCAGAATATAGACCAAAGTTACGAATTAGCGGAAAACGGAATCAGTTATAGCTTGTATCCGGGCTATCCGAGATTATATATGCAATTCAGTAAGCCGGTTACGTTTACATTCGGTCCCTATTGGAACAAAGGAATTGAATATATTAAAGATCAGGAACGCGGATACGAATATAAAGAAGACCTATATGTACCGGGATATTTCGAACTTCCTATAAAAAAAGGAGAAAGCATTATTTTTTCGGCTGGTATCGGAGAAATAAAACCTCGATCGTTAAATGCTTTATATGCTCGGGAAATAAAAAACCGAACCTTTCGCAGTAGTTTTTTCAACAGCCTGAAAAACTCGGCGCAACAATTTTATATCAAACGCGGTAAAGACAACTATTTATTGGCTGGTTATCCGTGGTTTAAAGTTCGTGCACGAGATACATTTATCGCTTTACCGGGATGTACTCTGGCTATCGGTGATAAGGAAATGTTCGAAAAGATAATGGCAACAGCCGAAAAGGCGATTCGGCATTTCATGAAAACCGGCGAAAAAGATACTACTATACAAGAAATAGACGAGCCTGATATTATTTTATGGTGTATTTGGGCATTACAACAATATGCAAAAGAAATATCTCTTACCGAGTGCTCTGAAAAATACGGTAAATTAATCGATGAAATGATCGATTATATTATGAAAGGGCATCATCCTAACCTGTTTTTACACGAAAACGGGCTACTTTACAGTAATGGTAAAGACCAGATTATCTCCTGGATGAATTCTACACTTTACGGACGACCTTTGATTCCCCGCAGCGGTTATCTGGTAGAATTTAATGCCCTATGGTACAATGCCCTGAAATTTGTGGCATCTCTACCTGTAAATTCCGAAAAAACCGGTCGCATTGAAAAACTGGAGGCTTTAGCAGAAAAAAGCGGAATGTCTTTCAAAGACATGTTCCTCAATGATTGCGGTTATCTTTTCGATTACGTAGATGGCAATTTTGCAGATTGGAGTGTAAGACCGAATATGCTTTTCGCTCTTTCGACCGAATTTTCACCTCTCGACAAAACACAACGAAAAACAGCTCTCGATGTAGTCACTCGAGAATTGCTTACTCCCAAAGGAATAAGAACCTTAAGTCCGAAAAGTCACGGATATAATCCCACTTACGCTGGATCTCAAGAAGAACGTGATAAAGCTTACCACCAAGGGTCTACCCGTCCCTGGCTGATGGGCGCATATGCAGACGCTTACCTAAAAGTTTTCGGATTAAGCGGTGTCTCGTTCCTCGAACGCATGCTTATCGGCTTTGAAGAAGAAATGTCGAATAACTGTATCGGAACGATTTCTGAATTATTCGACGGCAATCCACCTTTCATGGGAAGGGGTGCGATCAGCTTTGCCCCCAATGTAGGAGAAATTTTACGAATATTGAATTTATTGAAAAAATACAACCACCTTTAA
- a CDS encoding MarC family protein, whose amino-acid sequence MQELSFSFQEVISAFVVLFAVIDITGLIPIIIDLKEKGNEISAWKASFYSLATFIAFLFMGNMVLQLFHVDISSFAIAGSLVIFVMAVEMIFGVEIFKMDGPKGTTTIVPLVFPLIAGAGSFTALLSLRALYSLLNIIIALVMNIAVIYIVIRYVHVLERILGKGGIYVLRKFFGIILLAISVRMFIDNLVTLLASFPH is encoded by the coding sequence ATGCAGGAATTAAGTTTCAGTTTTCAGGAAGTCATCAGCGCATTCGTCGTTCTGTTTGCCGTAATAGATATTACAGGTCTCATTCCGATTATTATCGATCTTAAAGAAAAAGGGAATGAAATAAGTGCATGGAAAGCATCATTTTACTCTCTTGCTACATTTATCGCATTTCTCTTTATGGGGAATATGGTATTGCAACTGTTTCATGTAGATATCTCATCTTTTGCTATTGCGGGTTCACTGGTTATATTCGTAATGGCGGTAGAAATGATTTTCGGAGTAGAAATATTTAAAATGGACGGTCCCAAAGGAACTACAACTATCGTCCCCCTCGTATTTCCTCTTATCGCCGGGGCTGGTTCTTTTACCGCATTACTCTCGTTACGTGCGTTATACAGTCTTCTCAATATCATTATAGCATTGGTAATGAATATTGCGGTTATTTACATCGTCATCAGATATGTACATGTGTTGGAGAGGATTTTAGGGAAAGGAGGCATTTATGTGTTACGTAAATTTTTCGGAATTATCCTGCTGGCAATTTCGGTAAGGATGTTTATCGATAATCTTGTCACTCTTTTGGCATCTTTTCCTCATTAA
- a CDS encoding DUF4153 domain-containing protein, with the protein MKEKITIFLKQITLTIRNFPAETALSVYCFFLCVLYKEHVWVHNTQFRFVIPLFMILSYLLNDWFKTKYRFIYYLSPLLCVPFFFIFVDDWVTSIAYPITILIGILLVTIHKWKKQNTFFVSDTLHYLLCAFYAVLFTGIAFLLLVSIYYSINYIFDVELFNENEFLSYLSMFIFIIGTPLLFFTFISRRVIYKQAEKRNFGDILLNYIISPAILIYTLILYIYFLTILFSWSLPKGGIAYMVFAFTIIAIISKSLQPFLYKPLYNWYYKNFSFIALPAVTMFWIGVSYRICQYGLTQSRTYLVICGFIMTATLFMFMSRKTGKYLYATILTIILFATFTYIPGISAGNIGIYSQIREVKKAVAELNLKYENGIIILPVDTIHIDSIQTNSYNRLLDASRYIENEKGREFMISYFGVSRAEISRKLLPYVIDGINKSSSIYLSKFKKPYSCKGYSLVYPYETGGMTIYNNDKTLIMKNNDVLILEISYDRLKQEQLKKAGITSLSPSEREIREHNDELMIYRHKNFMIVFSFLKFEIQDDTLSLVSLGIDNIFLK; encoded by the coding sequence ATGAAAGAAAAAATCACCATCTTTTTAAAGCAGATTACGCTCACGATACGTAATTTCCCTGCCGAAACCGCTTTATCGGTTTATTGTTTTTTTCTTTGTGTTCTCTATAAAGAACATGTTTGGGTTCATAATACCCAATTCAGGTTTGTTATACCTCTGTTTATGATTTTGTCTTACCTTTTAAACGACTGGTTTAAGACAAAATATCGCTTTATATACTATCTCTCGCCTTTGTTATGCGTGCCTTTCTTCTTTATTTTTGTCGACGATTGGGTAACATCTATAGCTTACCCGATTACAATTCTTATCGGTATTTTATTAGTTACCATACATAAATGGAAAAAGCAAAACACATTTTTCGTGTCGGATACATTACATTATTTACTTTGCGCCTTCTATGCCGTTTTATTTACAGGAATCGCCTTTTTACTTTTGGTAAGCATCTATTATTCGATAAATTATATTTTCGATGTCGAATTATTTAACGAAAACGAATTTTTATCCTATCTCTCGATGTTTATATTTATTATCGGAACTCCTCTTTTATTCTTTACATTCATTTCTCGCCGGGTAATATATAAGCAAGCCGAAAAAAGGAACTTCGGTGATATATTGCTCAATTACATCATTAGCCCGGCCATACTTATATATACCCTTATCCTGTATATTTATTTCCTGACTATATTATTTTCCTGGTCGTTACCCAAAGGGGGTATCGCTTATATGGTTTTCGCCTTTACAATCATTGCGATCATTTCTAAATCATTACAGCCTTTCTTATATAAACCGTTATACAACTGGTACTATAAAAATTTCAGTTTTATCGCTCTACCGGCCGTTACTATGTTCTGGATAGGCGTTTCTTACCGTATCTGCCAATATGGCTTGACACAATCCCGAACCTATCTCGTCATCTGTGGATTCATCATGACAGCGACCCTGTTTATGTTTATGTCAAGAAAAACCGGGAAATATTTATATGCTACGATACTTACTATAATTCTATTCGCCACTTTCACATATATACCGGGAATTTCAGCTGGTAATATAGGCATTTATTCACAAATACGGGAAGTGAAAAAAGCGGTCGCGGAATTAAATCTAAAATACGAAAACGGAATAATTATTTTACCGGTAGATACGATTCACATCGATAGTATTCAGACCAATTCATATAACCGGTTACTCGACGCGTCTCGTTATATCGAAAATGAAAAAGGGCGAGAATTCATGATTTCGTATTTTGGTGTATCGAGAGCCGAAATCTCACGTAAATTGTTACCTTATGTCATCGATGGCATAAACAAATCTAGTTCAATTTACCTGTCCAAATTCAAGAAACCTTATTCCTGTAAAGGTTATTCTTTAGTATACCCCTATGAAACAGGAGGAATGACGATATATAATAATGATAAAACGCTGATTATGAAAAACAATGATGTTTTAATTTTAGAAATATCTTATGATCGGCTAAAACAGGAACAACTAAAAAAGGCCGGTATTACGTCTCTGTCCCCTTCAGAAAGAGAAATACGGGAACATAACGACGAACTCATGATATATCGTCACAAAAATTTTATGATCGTATTTTCGTTCTTAAAGTTCGAAATACAGGACGACACACTCTCCCTTGTTTCTTTAGGAATAGACAATATCTTTCTTAAATAA
- a CDS encoding zinc metallopeptidase, which produces MGIYIIFIIFALISFLVQKTLQHKFETYSKIPIPNGLTGHDIAEKMLKDNGIYDVKVLSVEGRLTDHYNPQTHTVNLSPDVYYGNNIAAAAVAAHECGHAVQHAQAYSFLNMRSKLVPFVSFASQWMTWVLLAGILTLKVFPQLMLFGIILFGVTTLFSFITLPVEINASRRALAWLTNAGVTNAYTHDKAQDALRWAAYTYVVAALSSLATLIYYILIFVGGRRND; this is translated from the coding sequence ATGGGAATATATATTATATTTATAATATTTGCGTTGATAAGTTTTTTAGTTCAAAAAACTTTACAGCACAAATTCGAAACTTATTCTAAAATTCCTATACCGAATGGGCTCACAGGTCATGATATCGCAGAAAAAATGTTGAAAGATAACGGTATTTACGATGTAAAAGTCTTGTCGGTTGAGGGACGACTTACCGACCATTATAATCCGCAGACACATACGGTAAATCTGAGTCCCGACGTTTATTACGGAAACAATATTGCGGCAGCTGCAGTGGCGGCACATGAGTGTGGTCATGCTGTGCAACATGCCCAGGCATATTCCTTTTTGAATATGCGTTCCAAACTGGTGCCTTTCGTCAGTTTTGCGTCTCAATGGATGACATGGGTATTGTTGGCTGGTATTCTTACTTTGAAAGTATTTCCGCAATTGATGTTATTCGGTATTATTCTTTTCGGAGTGACGACCTTATTCAGCTTTATTACCTTACCGGTAGAAATAAATGCGAGCCGCAGGGCATTAGCGTGGTTGACCAACGCCGGAGTAACGAATGCTTATACGCATGATAAAGCGCAGGATGCTTTGCGTTGGGCTGCTTATACTTATGTTGTAGCAGCATTGAGTTCACTGGCGACACTTATATATTATATTCTTATTTTTGTAGGAGGAAGAAGAAACGACTGA
- a CDS encoding DUF362 domain-containing protein: MKRREFLKAMAVAGMAATYGCSGSGNKNKLETMSQKGVAAPGGNYDLVAVMGGEPDVMFRKAIVEAGGMSRYVKPGNKVVVKPNIGWDKRPEFGANTHPALVREIVKQCFEAGASEVVVFDHTCDNWRLCYANSGIEAAAKAEGAKVLPGNEESYYSQVELPKGKSLKSALIHKAILDCDVWLNVPVLKNHGGAQMTIAMKNLMGIVWDRGYFHQNDLQQCIADCSTLDKKPVLNIIDAYRVMLNNGPRGTNQGDVVITKALILSTDIVAADTAATRFFNQLREMPLENVPYLAKAQELRLGTMNVNNLKVKKIKL; the protein is encoded by the coding sequence ATGAAGAGACGTGAATTTCTAAAAGCAATGGCTGTCGCCGGCATGGCTGCTACTTATGGGTGTTCGGGTAGCGGGAATAAAAACAAGTTGGAAACAATGTCGCAAAAAGGGGTTGCCGCCCCGGGAGGGAATTATGACTTGGTGGCGGTGATGGGAGGCGAACCCGATGTCATGTTTCGTAAAGCGATTGTTGAGGCAGGGGGGATGTCACGTTATGTAAAACCGGGAAATAAAGTTGTTGTAAAACCCAATATCGGGTGGGATAAACGCCCCGAATTCGGCGCAAATACTCATCCGGCTCTTGTACGGGAGATTGTAAAGCAATGTTTTGAAGCAGGTGCCTCCGAAGTTGTTGTATTTGATCATACGTGTGATAATTGGCGCTTGTGCTATGCCAACAGTGGGATTGAAGCAGCAGCTAAGGCTGAAGGGGCAAAGGTTTTACCCGGAAACGAAGAAAGTTATTATTCTCAAGTAGAACTGCCGAAAGGTAAATCTTTAAAATCGGCATTGATTCATAAAGCTATTCTCGATTGTGATGTATGGTTGAATGTTCCGGTTTTAAAGAATCATGGAGGCGCTCAAATGACTATTGCTATGAAAAATCTCATGGGTATTGTTTGGGATAGAGGATATTTTCATCAAAATGATTTACAGCAATGTATAGCCGATTGCTCTACCCTTGATAAGAAGCCGGTATTGAATATTATCGATGCGTATCGCGTTATGCTTAATAACGGCCCACGAGGAACTAACCAGGGAGATGTAGTAATAACGAAAGCCCTTATTTTGTCTACAGATATAGTCGCCGCCGATACGGCTGCTACTCGTTTTTTTAACCAACTGCGGGAAATGCCACTCGAGAATGTCCCTTACCTTGCTAAAGCACAGGAATTGCGGTTAGGTACTATGAATGTCAACAATTTGAAAGTAAAGAAAATAAAATTATAA
- a CDS encoding glycosyltransferase family 4 protein, producing the protein MKALMFGWEFPPHILGGLGTASYGLTKGMSECGDMDITFVIPKPWGDEDKSFARIIGAGNTPVVWRDVAWETVAERLGRYMDPQDYYNLRDHIYADFNYMHTNDLGCIEFSGRYPDNLLEEINNYSIVAGVIARTFPCDVIHSHDWLTYPAGIHAKQVTGKPLVIHVHATDFDRSRGNVNPTVYGIEKDGMDQADHIITVSNLTRKTVIEKYNIDPAKVTTVHNAVEPLSKDIMAIQMPKNTKDKVVTFLGRITMQKGPEYFVEAAARVLQKTNNVRFVMAGSGDMMDKMIRLAARRNISDRFHFTGFLKGKQVYEMLKASDVYIMPSVSEPFGISPLEAMQVGVPSIISKQSGCAEILTNVIKTDYWDIDAMADAIYSIITYPAMYHQLKTEGKREVDEIKWKYAGQKVIDIYHRITGK; encoded by the coding sequence ATGAAAGCTCTCATGTTCGGGTGGGAATTCCCGCCCCATATTCTCGGAGGTCTCGGAACAGCAAGTTACGGCCTCACAAAGGGAATGTCGGAATGCGGTGACATGGATATTACATTCGTGATACCCAAGCCCTGGGGCGACGAAGATAAAAGTTTCGCCCGCATCATAGGTGCAGGGAATACCCCGGTTGTATGGCGTGACGTTGCATGGGAAACCGTAGCTGAAAGATTAGGCCGTTACATGGATCCTCAAGATTATTATAATCTAAGAGATCATATATATGCCGATTTCAATTACATGCATACCAACGACCTGGGTTGCATCGAATTCTCAGGCCGATATCCCGATAATTTACTGGAAGAAATAAACAATTATTCGATTGTTGCCGGAGTAATTGCCCGTACATTTCCCTGCGATGTGATACACTCGCACGATTGGCTCACCTACCCGGCAGGAATACATGCTAAACAAGTAACCGGCAAACCTCTTGTCATACACGTACACGCCACTGATTTCGATCGCAGCCGAGGGAACGTGAATCCGACAGTTTACGGAATAGAGAAAGACGGAATGGACCAAGCCGATCACATTATTACAGTAAGTAACCTTACCCGGAAAACCGTTATTGAAAAATATAATATCGATCCGGCAAAAGTAACGACAGTACATAATGCCGTAGAACCTTTGAGCAAAGATATCATGGCCATACAAATGCCCAAAAACACAAAAGACAAAGTAGTTACTTTTCTGGGGCGCATCACCATGCAGAAAGGCCCGGAATACTTTGTGGAAGCAGCGGCTCGTGTATTACAGAAAACCAATAACGTACGATTTGTGATGGCCGGTAGTGGAGATATGATGGATAAAATGATACGATTAGCTGCACGCAGAAACATTTCTGACCGTTTCCATTTTACCGGATTCTTAAAAGGGAAACAGGTATATGAAATGCTGAAAGCAAGCGATGTATATATCATGCCATCGGTTTCCGAACCATTCGGTATTTCACCTCTCGAGGCAATGCAAGTCGGCGTTCCTTCCATTATCTCCAAACAGTCGGGATGTGCCGAAATTCTCACCAATGTAATAAAAACCGACTATTGGGATATCGATGCTATGGCCGACGCCATTTACTCGATTATTACTTACCCGGCCATGTACCATCAGTTAAAAACCGAAGGGAAACGAGAAGTGGACGAAATAAAATGGAAATACGCAGGCCAGAAAGTCATCGATATATACCACCGTATTACCGGGAAATAA